The proteins below are encoded in one region of Ferruginibacter lapsinanis:
- a CDS encoding energy transducer TonB — protein MNSDQIMKSDILDILFEKRNKLYGAYILRKFYTSRLTVSLGIMLMLATVLCAFTFLPGEKFMQTSGVFAIEDIRTGKIDVRKPVVQEFKQKIKTTAAPASSIPSSKFTNNIVITKNDVGDKLPDNLDQSLISSVTTPGVSGGKISSVDSGKGAYKPIESTKPMDVTTALDEAEIMPSFPGGTEGLRRFLEKNLTNPASMEAGEEISVKVRFVVGFDGKLKSFVIVQNGGEEFNNEVIRVLKKMPQWIPGKSNGQNVSVYTTIPVKFVGAD, from the coding sequence ATGAATAGCGATCAAATTATGAAAAGCGATATCCTGGATATCCTTTTCGAAAAGCGTAATAAATTATACGGTGCGTATATACTTCGCAAATTTTATACGAGCCGTTTAACCGTGTCATTAGGTATTATGCTGATGCTGGCAACCGTTCTATGCGCCTTTACCTTTTTACCCGGAGAAAAATTTATGCAGACATCGGGTGTATTTGCAATAGAAGACATCCGAACAGGAAAGATTGACGTTAGAAAACCAGTGGTACAGGAATTTAAGCAAAAGATAAAAACGACGGCGGCTCCTGCATCGAGTATTCCCTCAAGTAAGTTTACCAATAACATAGTGATCACAAAAAACGATGTTGGAGATAAGTTACCTGACAATTTAGATCAATCATTGATTAGTAGCGTTACAACACCAGGAGTCTCTGGAGGTAAAATCTCTTCTGTGGATTCAGGGAAAGGGGCTTATAAACCCATTGAAAGTACAAAACCTATGGATGTAACAACGGCATTGGATGAGGCGGAAATTATGCCTTCTTTTCCCGGTGGTACGGAAGGACTTAGAAGATTTTTGGAAAAAAACCTTACAAATCCTGCTTCCATGGAGGCGGGAGAGGAGATTAGTGTTAAGGTGAGATTCGTAGTTGGGTTTGATGGAAAATTAAAAAGCTTTGTGATCGTCCAAAATGGAGGAGAAGAATTTAATAATGAAGTAATTAGGGTGTTGAAAAAAATGCCGCAATGGATACCCGGGAAATCAAACGGGCAAAATGTA